A part of Bacillus spongiae genomic DNA contains:
- a CDS encoding putative glycolipid-binding domain-containing protein has translation MIKEVFWESKEFVGCEYLQISKNGSRILAEGRVLFATKEEARHISYVIEMNNRWFTRNVQVYDIGKNKSICLQSDGKGKWFSNEKHVKEMDGAIDVDISVTPFSNTLPINRVEWQEKQVRTFNMIYIDVHTLSLKNIEQEYTYLGAFSEGRKFRYKCREYKTIITVDETGLVLDYPDLFSRRF, from the coding sequence ATGATTAAGGAAGTTTTTTGGGAAAGTAAGGAGTTCGTAGGATGTGAATATTTACAAATTAGTAAAAATGGTTCACGTATTTTAGCTGAAGGAAGAGTTCTTTTTGCTACGAAAGAAGAAGCACGACATATTTCTTATGTAATCGAGATGAATAATCGTTGGTTTACGAGAAATGTTCAAGTTTACGATATCGGAAAGAATAAAAGCATTTGTCTTCAGTCTGACGGTAAAGGGAAATGGTTCTCAAATGAAAAACATGTAAAAGAAATGGATGGGGCTATTGATGTAGACATTTCGGTCACTCCATTTTCAAATACGTTACCAATAAATCGAGTTGAATGGCAGGAGAAACAGGTAAGAACGTTTAATATGATTTATATCGATGTCCATACGTTAAGCTTAAAGAATATTGAACAAGAGTACACCTATTTAGGAGCGTTTTCTGAAGGAAGAAAATTTCGTTATAAGTGTAGAGAGTATAAAACTATTATTACTGTAGATGAAACTGGATTAGTCCTAGATTATCCTGACTTATTTAGTCGTAGGTTTTAA
- a CDS encoding non-canonical purine NTP pyrophosphatase codes for MNEIVFVTTNKGKIASAQKELKNIKVLPISEELSEPRSDDIQEIAKHKVLQAYEIVKRPCIALDAGFFISHLNGFPRAYVNHMLDTIGINGVLKLMNNEDNRSCEFRSCLAYYDGEEINFFESKSKGIISDEIRGTENEKKWSDLWYIFIPEKFNKTLAEFNEADFDEYSRIKEASCITQFGKWFHSKG; via the coding sequence ATGAACGAAATAGTGTTTGTAACGACTAATAAGGGGAAGATTGCGTCTGCTCAAAAGGAATTAAAGAACATAAAGGTCTTGCCAATTAGTGAGGAATTAAGTGAACCAAGAAGTGATGATATTCAAGAGATAGCAAAGCACAAAGTTTTACAAGCTTATGAGATTGTTAAGCGACCATGTATAGCATTAGATGCGGGCTTTTTTATTTCACATTTAAACGGATTTCCAAGAGCCTACGTTAATCATATGTTAGATACTATCGGCATTAACGGTGTGCTTAAATTAATGAATAATGAAGATAACCGAAGTTGTGAGTTTAGATCATGTCTAGCCTACTATGATGGAGAAGAAATCAATTTCTTTGAAAGTAAATCTAAGGGGATAATCTCAGATGAAATAAGAGGGACAGAGAATGAGAAAAAATGGTCAGATCTTTGGTATATATTTATTCCAGAAAAATTTAATAAAACACTAGCTGAATTTAACGAAGCTGATTTCGATGAATATAGCCGTATTAAAGAAGCGTCTTGCATCACTCAATTTGGGAAATGGTTTCATAGTAAAGGATAG
- a CDS encoding GNAT family protein translates to MFKIENVDLTALETDQLYLRILTLKDTTAVYTHFSNVSMMEYMDIQPCQNQKEAEDIIQFHIDDDGCRWGIFTKKQNELIGTCGFHCLRNTNNVRMAEVGFDLAPTYWGKGVMFQILQKIVHFGFLYIDLEVIDATVDQKNKRSQHLLNKVGFKREAELQEKLLYYSLNKEDIKR, encoded by the coding sequence ATGTTTAAAATCGAAAATGTTGATCTTACAGCATTAGAAACGGATCAGTTATATTTAAGAATATTAACCTTAAAGGACACGACAGCAGTCTATACACATTTTTCAAATGTAAGCATGATGGAATATATGGACATTCAGCCTTGCCAAAATCAAAAAGAAGCTGAAGACATCATACAATTTCATATAGATGACGACGGTTGTCGTTGGGGCATATTTACAAAAAAGCAGAATGAGCTTATTGGTACATGTGGTTTTCATTGTTTAAGAAATACAAATAATGTAAGGATGGCGGAAGTTGGTTTTGATTTAGCGCCAACTTACTGGGGAAAAGGGGTTATGTTTCAAATATTGCAGAAAATAGTCCACTTTGGATTTTTATATATCGATTTAGAGGTGATTGATGCAACAGTTGACCAAAAGAACAAACGATCACAACATTTATTGAATAAAGTAGGATTTAAAAGAGAAGCCGAATTACAAGAAAAACTTCTTTATTATTCTTTAAATAAAGAAGACATAAAACGTTAA
- a CDS encoding GNAT family N-acetyltransferase, which yields MKIMQKESQNETDFIRKKLIEYNMSKLPDHIKTPKENICFVLKNDDGETLGGVTGTTYWQHLHIDILWVDEAIRHKGYGSQLLMEIERVAKEKGCRLICLDTLSFQAPDFYERNGYKVFGVIEDHPKGYNQYFLEKRLSID from the coding sequence ATGAAAATCATGCAAAAAGAGAGTCAAAATGAAACTGATTTCATTAGGAAAAAACTGATTGAATATAATATGTCTAAGCTACCTGATCATATTAAAACACCAAAAGAAAATATTTGCTTCGTTTTAAAAAATGACGATGGAGAAACTTTAGGTGGCGTTACAGGAACGACGTATTGGCAGCATTTGCACATTGATATTCTATGGGTAGACGAAGCGATAAGACATAAAGGCTATGGGAGTCAATTATTAATGGAAATAGAACGAGTAGCAAAAGAGAAAGGCTGTAGGCTTATTTGTCTTGATACGTTAAGTTTTCAAGCGCCTGATTTTTATGAAAGAAATGGGTATAAAGTCTTTGGAGTTATTGAAGATCACCCGAAAGGTTACAATCAATACTTTTTAGAAAAACGCTTATCAATTGATTGA
- a CDS encoding nitric oxide synthase oxygenase — protein sequence MESTVFNKAEEFITLCYEELGKVDQISSRLNDIKIEIEESGTYVHTFEELEHGARVAWRNSNRCIGRLFWSTLQVIDERTAEEGDILDALERHVKLAGNQGKIRPTITIFRPSHPEKEDLRIWNHQLLRYAGYNTKEGVMGDSTSIEFTKVCESLGWTGDRTDYDLLPFVVGTDKEPSAWREIPTSLALEVPISHPEFPWFEDLGLKWYGVPIISDMKLEIGGIHYTAAPFNGWYMETEIGARNLADEDRYNLLPKIASCMGLDTSKQWTLWKDKSLVELNIAVLHSFKEAGVSIVDHHTAAQQFRKFEQNEQKEKRELTGDWAWLIPPVSPAVTHIFHKEYNNSWKSTNYFYQKRPF from the coding sequence GTGGAATCAACCGTATTTAACAAGGCAGAAGAATTTATAACTCTTTGTTATGAAGAGTTAGGAAAAGTCGATCAAATTTCGTCACGCTTGAACGACATAAAAATAGAAATTGAAGAATCTGGTACGTATGTTCATACTTTTGAAGAGCTGGAGCATGGAGCAAGAGTCGCTTGGAGAAATAGTAATCGTTGTATTGGTCGTCTTTTTTGGAGCACTTTACAGGTTATTGATGAGCGTACGGCGGAAGAAGGAGACATTTTGGATGCCCTTGAGAGACATGTAAAGCTTGCCGGTAATCAAGGGAAAATCCGTCCTACAATTACAATTTTTCGCCCGTCACACCCTGAAAAAGAGGACCTTCGAATTTGGAATCATCAATTGCTTCGTTATGCAGGGTACAACACGAAAGAAGGCGTTATGGGGGATTCTACGTCTATTGAATTTACAAAAGTATGTGAATCACTAGGCTGGACAGGTGATCGAACAGATTATGACCTGTTGCCTTTTGTTGTGGGAACGGACAAAGAGCCAAGTGCTTGGAGAGAAATTCCTACCTCTTTAGCGCTAGAAGTACCCATTTCCCATCCTGAATTTCCATGGTTCGAGGATCTTGGATTAAAATGGTACGGGGTGCCTATTATCTCTGATATGAAGTTAGAGATTGGTGGTATCCATTATACGGCAGCACCATTCAATGGCTGGTATATGGAGACAGAAATTGGAGCAAGAAATTTAGCAGATGAAGATCGCTATAATTTACTTCCTAAAATCGCAAGCTGTATGGGGTTGGATACATCTAAACAGTGGACGTTATGGAAAGATAAATCACTAGTCGAATTAAATATTGCTGTGTTGCATTCATTTAAAGAGGCTGGTGTTAGTATTGTTGACCATCACACAGCGGCTCAACAATTTCGTAAGTTTGAGCAAAATGAGCAAAAAGAAAAAAGAGAATTAACGGGTGACTGGGCATGGCTTATCCCACCTGTCTCTCCAGCTGTCACCCATATCTTTCATAAAGAATATAATAATTCATGGAAGTCCACCAACTACTTTTATCAAAAAAGGCCTTTCTGA
- a CDS encoding flotillin family protein: protein MAPVFIVVGIVVFLLIALIAVFVSKYRTAGPDEALIVTGSYLGKKNVHIDESGNRLKIIRGGGTFILPVFQQAEPLSLLSSKLEVTTPEVYTEQGVPVMADGTAIIKVGGSISEIATAAEQFLGKPKQDRENEAREVLEGHLRSILGSMTVEEIYKNRDKFSQEVQRVASQDLAKMGLIIVSFTIKDVRDKNGYLDSLGRPRIAQVKRDADIATAEAEKETRIKRAEAGKDAQKAELERATEIAEAEKSNQLKIAEYRREQDIAKAKADQAYDLETARAKQEVTEQEMQIQIIERQKQIELEEKEILRRERQYDSEVKKKADADRYSVEQSAAADKAKQIAEADANKYRIEAMATAEGERVRIDGVAKADSQRAQGESEADIIRLKGLAEAEAKRKIAEAYEQFGHAATLDMVLKMLPDYAKQVASPLSNIDKITVVDTGSDGSNGGANKVTGYATNLMSTMQESLKASAGIDVKELLDNFSGKKNVRESIDQLTDEMKQQTTKQVEEASTTIEK from the coding sequence ATGGCACCAGTATTTATTGTTGTAGGAATCGTTGTATTTTTATTAATTGCTCTCATTGCGGTATTTGTCTCGAAATATCGTACGGCAGGACCAGATGAGGCGTTAATTGTTACAGGAAGTTATCTAGGGAAAAAGAATGTTCATATTGATGAGTCTGGTAATAGATTGAAAATTATTCGTGGTGGCGGAACCTTTATTCTGCCCGTTTTTCAACAGGCAGAGCCATTAAGCTTGCTTTCTAGTAAACTAGAAGTAACAACACCTGAAGTATATACTGAGCAAGGCGTACCTGTCATGGCGGATGGTACCGCCATTATTAAAGTCGGCGGTTCTATTTCCGAAATTGCAACAGCTGCTGAGCAATTTCTTGGCAAGCCAAAACAAGACCGTGAAAATGAAGCTCGTGAAGTGTTAGAAGGACATTTACGCTCAATTTTAGGAAGTATGACCGTTGAGGAAATTTATAAAAATCGTGATAAATTTTCACAAGAAGTACAACGAGTGGCTTCACAAGATTTAGCGAAAATGGGGTTAATTATTGTATCCTTTACGATTAAGGATGTTCGTGATAAAAATGGATACCTTGATTCTTTAGGAAGACCGAGAATTGCTCAAGTGAAGCGTGATGCGGATATTGCGACTGCTGAGGCAGAAAAGGAAACAAGAATTAAACGAGCAGAAGCAGGGAAAGATGCACAAAAAGCAGAGTTAGAACGTGCAACAGAAATTGCAGAAGCGGAAAAATCAAATCAATTAAAAATTGCGGAGTATCGTCGTGAACAGGACATTGCTAAAGCAAAAGCAGACCAAGCCTATGATTTAGAAACGGCACGTGCAAAGCAAGAAGTTACCGAGCAAGAAATGCAGATTCAAATTATTGAGCGTCAAAAACAAATTGAGCTTGAAGAGAAAGAGATATTACGTCGTGAGCGTCAATATGATTCTGAAGTAAAGAAAAAAGCGGATGCTGACCGTTATTCAGTTGAGCAATCAGCCGCTGCAGATAAAGCCAAACAAATAGCAGAGGCAGATGCAAATAAATACAGAATTGAAGCGATGGCAACCGCAGAAGGGGAGCGCGTTCGAATCGATGGGGTTGCAAAAGCCGATTCTCAAAGAGCACAAGGGGAGTCGGAAGCAGATATCATACGCTTAAAAGGTTTAGCAGAAGCCGAAGCGAAACGAAAAATCGCAGAAGCCTATGAGCAATTTGGTCATGCTGCAACGCTTGATATGGTCTTGAAAATGCTTCCGGATTACGCTAAACAAGTGGCAAGTCCGCTTTCTAACATCGATAAGATTACCGTTGTGGACACAGGTAGTGACGGTAGTAATGGCGGGGCAAACAAAGTAACAGGCTATGCAACAAATCTGATGTCAACGATGCAAGAATCGTTAAAGGCGTCCGCTGGAATAGATGTTAAAGAATTATTAGACAATTTTTCTGGAAAAAAAAATGTGCGAGAAAGCATCGACCAACTTACAGATGAAATGAAACAGCAAACGACAAAGCAAGTGGAAGAAGCTAGCACTACTATAGAAAAATAA
- a CDS encoding NfeD family protein encodes MELFGTSLQSIYLTVLIISGSLTLLYMLFGDVLDGVFEAFDFLNPTLILAFFTFFSASGYIFELVTSLHSILIIVISLLIAFLLDTLLNVFVLIPLSTAEESLVYTEESLKGRIGKIIVSVPEDGFGEVIIEGISGVISKPAASFDNEGIAEGEKVLVIDVKNGVLYVTPHDTEQLLG; translated from the coding sequence ATGGAGCTATTTGGTACTTCATTGCAATCCATATATTTAACCGTACTCATCATATCAGGTAGCTTGACGCTATTGTATATGCTATTCGGGGATGTTTTGGATGGGGTTTTTGAAGCTTTTGACTTTTTAAACCCTACCTTGATCCTTGCGTTTTTTACCTTTTTTTCAGCAAGTGGATATATATTTGAGCTTGTAACTAGCTTGCATAGTATTCTTATCATTGTGATTTCTCTTCTCATCGCTTTTCTGCTTGACACATTATTAAATGTATTTGTTCTTATACCACTTTCTACTGCAGAAGAGTCGCTCGTTTATACAGAAGAATCATTGAAGGGACGGATTGGAAAAATTATTGTTTCTGTCCCAGAAGACGGATTTGGAGAAGTCATTATTGAAGGAATTAGTGGAGTTATTTCTAAACCAGCTGCGAGCTTTGATAACGAAGGAATTGCGGAAGGTGAAAAGGTATTAGTCATTGATGTGAAAAACGGTGTGCTTTATGTGACACCACATGATACAGAACAATTATTAGGGTAG
- a CDS encoding PspA/IM30 family protein yields MFELFKRVKTVVSAELHSLIDKAEDPIIMIEQYLREMNQEIVSAEKATAKIMAEEKLLNRKIQEAKVLVEKRESQAIEALKSGREDLAKRALQDKKNVAEEVDQLVALHQKTQTQVDDLKDKLKVMKAEFREMELKRDGLKSRAQAAKAKTSINRSLSASNSMSAKKGFQRMEEKVLQSEAEADTTEELQVMSKSLEQELNDLNDQSEIDLELQRLKDQLNK; encoded by the coding sequence ATGTTCGAATTGTTTAAACGAGTAAAAACCGTTGTGAGTGCTGAACTTCATTCGTTAATAGACAAGGCAGAGGACCCAATTATTATGATTGAGCAGTATTTACGAGAAATGAATCAAGAAATTGTCTCTGCAGAAAAAGCAACGGCAAAAATAATGGCGGAAGAAAAGTTACTCAATCGAAAAATTCAGGAAGCAAAAGTACTCGTTGAAAAGCGGGAAAGTCAAGCGATAGAAGCATTGAAAAGTGGGAGAGAAGACTTAGCAAAACGCGCACTGCAAGATAAAAAGAATGTAGCAGAAGAAGTAGATCAATTGGTCGCTCTCCACCAAAAAACACAGACGCAAGTAGATGATTTAAAAGATAAGCTAAAAGTAATGAAAGCTGAATTTCGTGAAATGGAATTAAAACGAGATGGCTTGAAGTCTCGTGCACAAGCAGCAAAAGCGAAAACGTCTATCAATCGTAGCTTATCGGCAAGTAATTCTATGAGTGCTAAAAAAGGTTTTCAGCGGATGGAGGAGAAGGTACTTCAATCTGAAGCAGAAGCTGATACTACCGAAGAACTACAAGTAATGAGTAAATCACTAGAACAAGAGCTGAATGATTTAAATGATCAAAGTGAAATTGATTTAGAATTACAGCGCTTAAAGGACCAATTAAATAAATAG
- the abc-f gene encoding ribosomal protection-like ABC-F family protein → MIICSANEISKMYGGNSIFENISFEVHEKNRIGLVGRNGSGKTTIFKLLAKVEDPDRGNIAWKKGMKIGYLAQIPTFSSTMTGLDVLETAFSELNEIEKEMKALEIAMSKEPDRIESLLIKYGELQEKFTLNGGYEMEASIAKISNGLNIHNLIHKPFHTLSGGEQTKICLGLMLLQEPDLLLLDEPTNHLDIQAVEWLEGFLKEYKGTVVLISHDRHFLDEVVNKIFDLEDGEIHIYHANYSQFVKEKEEMLLQEFQAYQEQQKKIKKMKETIKRLREWANQANPPNAGLHRRASSMEKALERMEKLKRPILEANKMGLHFQQKDRSGKDVFVLENVEKSFGDKLLFTEANMLVQYGERTAIVGANGSGKSTIIKMLLKEEVPTAGKVKVGNSVKVGYLSQHSSFHNSDRKLIDVFREEVAIPEGEARHILARFLFYGPSVFRKVSGLSGGEKMRLRLAQLMYQNINFLVLDEPTNHLDIESREVLEEALEDFPGTILAVSHDRYFLNKLFPKTYWIENETLYPFAGPYSWAKGKLAEQQPKEEVTRNQKETTPTVVRKQKAKKVDHSYQEIEEKLLRLETELANLDDNMMRENNIDRLQELEEEKRTIEKQKD, encoded by the coding sequence ATGATTATCTGTAGTGCGAATGAAATAAGTAAAATGTACGGTGGAAATAGTATTTTTGAGAATATATCGTTTGAAGTTCATGAAAAAAATCGAATTGGGTTAGTAGGAAGAAATGGATCAGGAAAAACAACGATTTTTAAGCTACTTGCAAAAGTGGAAGATCCAGATAGAGGAAATATAGCTTGGAAAAAAGGAATGAAAATTGGTTATTTAGCTCAAATCCCAACCTTTTCTTCGACGATGACGGGTTTAGATGTACTAGAAACAGCGTTCTCAGAGTTGAATGAAATCGAAAAGGAAATGAAAGCGCTAGAAATTGCCATGAGCAAAGAGCCTGACAGGATTGAAAGCCTGTTAATTAAATATGGTGAGCTACAAGAAAAGTTCACGCTAAATGGTGGCTACGAAATGGAGGCGAGCATAGCTAAAATTAGCAATGGGTTAAATATTCACAACCTTATCCACAAACCATTTCACACATTGAGCGGGGGAGAGCAAACGAAAATCTGCTTAGGCCTTATGCTGCTACAGGAACCGGATCTTTTATTATTGGATGAGCCGACCAACCATCTAGATATTCAGGCTGTTGAGTGGCTTGAAGGGTTTTTGAAAGAATATAAAGGAACGGTTGTCCTTATCTCTCATGACCGTCACTTTTTAGATGAAGTGGTAAACAAAATTTTTGATCTCGAAGATGGGGAAATTCACATTTATCATGCAAATTATTCTCAGTTTGTAAAAGAAAAGGAAGAAATGTTACTACAGGAGTTTCAAGCTTATCAAGAACAACAAAAGAAAATAAAGAAGATGAAGGAGACCATCAAGCGGTTGAGAGAGTGGGCAAATCAAGCGAACCCTCCAAATGCAGGGCTCCATCGAAGGGCGAGCAGTATGGAAAAAGCTTTGGAAAGAATGGAAAAGCTTAAAAGGCCTATTTTGGAAGCGAATAAAATGGGCTTACATTTTCAGCAGAAGGATAGAAGTGGCAAGGATGTTTTTGTCCTCGAAAATGTAGAAAAATCCTTCGGTGATAAGCTCTTGTTTACTGAAGCAAACATGCTTGTTCAATATGGGGAGCGTACAGCTATAGTAGGGGCAAATGGATCAGGCAAATCAACGATTATTAAAATGCTCCTAAAGGAAGAAGTACCAACAGCAGGGAAAGTAAAGGTCGGGAATAGTGTAAAGGTAGGATATTTATCGCAGCATTCATCATTCCACAATAGTGATCGTAAGTTGATTGACGTGTTTCGAGAGGAGGTAGCTATTCCTGAAGGAGAGGCAAGACATATTCTTGCGCGATTTTTATTTTATGGACCATCCGTCTTTCGCAAGGTAAGTGGGCTTAGTGGTGGGGAAAAGATGCGCTTACGCCTTGCTCAGCTTATGTACCAAAATATTAATTTCCTTGTACTGGATGAGCCAACCAATCACCTAGATATTGAATCAAGAGAGGTATTGGAAGAAGCGCTTGAAGATTTTCCTGGAACCATTTTAGCTGTCTCGCATGACCGATATTTCTTGAATAAACTCTTTCCTAAAACGTATTGGATTGAAAACGAAACACTATATCCCTTTGCTGGTCCATACTCATGGGCGAAGGGAAAGTTAGCAGAACAGCAGCCTAAAGAAGAGGTGACGCGTAACCAAAAGGAAACAACACCTACTGTCGTAAGAAAACAGAAAGCAAAAAAGGTAGACCACTCCTATCAGGAGATAGAAGAAAAATTATTACGGTTAGAAACAGAATTGGCGAATCTAGACGACAATATGATGCGAGAAAATAATATCGATCGTCTTCAAGAACTGGAGGAAGAAAAAAGAACAATAGAGAAGCAAAAAGATTAA
- a CDS encoding RAxF-45 family protein: MKHFGLREQFLAFIHICRAIFHANVANGTRVPFFSNFIMNAKC, from the coding sequence ATGAAACATTTTGGACTGCGCGAACAATTTTTGGCTTTTATCCATATTTGTCGTGCAATTTTTCATGCGAATGTTGCTAACGGGACACGTGTGCCCTTTTTTAGCAACTTCATAATGAATGCAAAATGTTAA
- a CDS encoding GNAT family protein has protein sequence MNNVSPTIISERIILRKPKESDVTDRYKCGRSKELVRMYGGDTRNITSLTMEEATQFIHRILDNKFEWCVEYNGRCIGAARLTVNKIDHRARYAVGIFDTSMLGKGVGTEITQLLLQYAFEELDLHRVDLRVLEYNKRAIKCYEKCGFIQEGVEREGALIEGKYETDIMMSILNREYKELKESFVKMELLH, from the coding sequence ATGAATAATGTGTCACCAACCATCATAAGTGAAAGAATTATTCTAAGAAAACCCAAAGAGAGTGATGTTACTGATCGTTACAAATGTGGAAGAAGTAAAGAACTTGTAAGAATGTATGGTGGAGATACAAGGAATATAACATCTCTAACAATGGAAGAGGCGACTCAGTTTATACATAGAATTTTAGACAATAAATTTGAGTGGTGTGTTGAGTATAATGGACGGTGTATTGGTGCAGCAAGGCTGACAGTCAATAAAATTGATCATCGAGCACGATATGCAGTAGGAATATTTGATACCTCTATGCTGGGAAAAGGGGTAGGTACAGAAATTACTCAATTATTGTTGCAATATGCTTTTGAAGAACTTGACCTTCATCGAGTAGATTTACGAGTTCTTGAATATAACAAACGTGCTATAAAGTGTTATGAAAAGTGTGGTTTTATACAAGAAGGTGTCGAAAGAGAAGGGGCATTAATTGAAGGAAAATATGAAACAGATATTATGATGAGTATATTAAATAGAGAATACAAAGAATTAAAAGAGTCATTTGTCAAAATGGAATTATTACATTAA
- a CDS encoding uridine kinase has protein sequence MSNSIVSLNNLLTKFYSLKDNQNTLIIGIDGPSAAGKSTLARKLKNLGKEVTIVHMDDFYRPSNEKKIVDSTSVGESFDWERLMKQVLLPVSNNNKGSYQRYDWDTDRLAEWHKVPVGGIVIIEGCYSLRNELLPFYHVKLWVDALKEISSVRVVDRERRGTGNKKMWEEVYRPAEEKYIELQKPYKNVDIIVDGAGEIADINQCEVKILHESDRWLNL, from the coding sequence ATGTCGAATTCTATTGTTTCTTTAAATAATTTATTAACCAAATTTTATTCACTAAAAGATAATCAGAATACACTTATTATTGGTATTGACGGCCCCAGTGCTGCAGGGAAAAGCACATTGGCAAGAAAGTTAAAAAATTTAGGTAAAGAGGTAACGATTGTTCATATGGATGACTTTTATCGTCCTTCTAATGAGAAGAAGATTGTTGACTCCACTAGTGTTGGTGAAAGCTTTGATTGGGAAAGGCTGATGAAACAGGTTTTGCTTCCAGTTAGTAATAATAATAAAGGGAGTTATCAGAGGTATGATTGGGATACTGACCGGTTAGCTGAATGGCATAAAGTACCTGTAGGAGGAATTGTTATTATAGAGGGATGCTATTCTTTAAGGAATGAGTTGCTTCCTTTTTATCATGTAAAGCTATGGGTAGATGCTTTGAAGGAAATATCTAGTGTCCGAGTTGTAGATAGAGAACGAAGAGGTACAGGGAACAAGAAGATGTGGGAGGAAGTCTATAGACCAGCTGAAGAAAAATATATAGAGTTACAAAAACCTTATAAGAATGTAGATATAATTGTAGATGGTGCGGGTGAAATAGCCGATATTAATCAGTGTGAAGTTAAAATACTTCACGAGAGCGATAGATGGCTAAACTTATAG
- the queF gene encoding preQ(1) synthase, translating to MSGRKDEELNGVTLLGNQGTKYTFEYAPEVLESFDNKHPNRDYFVKFNCPEFTSLCPKTNQPDFATIYISYIPDKKMVESKSLKLYLFSFRNHGDFHEDCMNIIMNDLIKLMDPRYIEVWGKFTPRGGISIDPYTNYGRPGTKYEEMASYRLMNHDLYPETIDNR from the coding sequence ATGAGTGGAAGAAAAGATGAAGAATTAAATGGTGTGACGTTACTTGGTAACCAAGGAACAAAATACACGTTCGAATACGCCCCAGAAGTTTTAGAATCATTTGATAATAAACATCCAAACCGAGATTATTTTGTAAAATTTAACTGTCCAGAATTTACGTCTCTTTGTCCGAAAACGAATCAACCTGATTTTGCGACAATTTATATTAGTTATATTCCAGATAAAAAAATGGTTGAGAGTAAATCGTTGAAGCTTTATTTATTCAGCTTTCGAAATCATGGCGATTTTCATGAAGATTGCATGAATATTATTATGAATGACTTAATTAAATTAATGGACCCTCGCTATATTGAAGTATGGGGAAAATTTACTCCCCGTGGTGGAATTTCGATTGACCCTTACACGAACTATGGCCGCCCTGGAACGAAGTATGAAGAAATGGCTTCGTACCGTTTAATGAATCACGATCTATATCCAGAGACAATTGATAATCGTTAA
- a CDS encoding carbonic anhydrase, whose product MPLLQEILSFNKTFVEEKEYEPFKTSKFPDKKLVILTCMDARLLELVTKAMNVKNGDAKIVRNAGAVVDHPFGSIMRSLLVAVYELQADEIVVVGHYDCGMSSLDSHSMMKKMTERGIEAETFETLNYGGIDLHNWLKGFTSVEESVSHSTDMIRNHPLLPSSIPVHGLVIDPTTGKLDEVVNGYNHLDK is encoded by the coding sequence ATGCCATTATTACAGGAAATTTTGTCGTTTAATAAAACATTTGTTGAAGAAAAAGAATATGAACCGTTTAAAACCAGTAAATTCCCTGATAAAAAACTAGTTATTTTAACTTGTATGGATGCACGACTTCTTGAATTGGTTACAAAAGCAATGAACGTAAAAAATGGGGATGCGAAAATTGTCCGTAATGCTGGGGCCGTTGTGGACCATCCTTTTGGAAGCATTATGAGAAGCCTTCTCGTTGCCGTATATGAACTACAGGCAGATGAAATTGTCGTTGTTGGTCACTATGATTGTGGAATGAGTAGTCTTGATAGTCATAGCATGATGAAAAAGATGACTGAGCGTGGAATCGAAGCAGAAACCTTTGAAACACTTAACTATGGAGGAATCGACTTACATAATTGGTTAAAAGGATTTACAAGTGTGGAAGAGAGCGTTTCCCACAGTACCGATATGATTCGAAACCATCCATTACTCCCTTCCTCTATCCCTGTTCACGGGCTTGTCATTGACCCTACTACAGGTAAACTGGATGAAGTAGTGAATGGATACAATCATCTGGACAAATAA